The following are encoded in a window of Corynebacterium marinum DSM 44953 genomic DNA:
- the ptsP gene encoding phosphoenolpyruvate--protein phosphotransferase — protein sequence MRRETHTMGEVHHASGTTSIKGTGVVAGVAYAPAVWVRPRPALPEIGTPVAEDARDQQFERFTAAADTVAGRLAQRAETVEGVAAEVLTATVGMVNDRGWRRTVKKNVAEGHPAEYAAVAATQKFVDMFEAAGGVMAERTTDLKDIRDRVIAELRGEPEPGLPDIAGEGVLFADDLSPADTATLDPAHVVAMVTELGGPTSHTAIIARQLNLPCIVAAGPALRDIVAGEPVLVDGALGTVTRNADEESSRTAVAQFRERAAVIAQWRGPARTSDGHRVQLLANVADGNAARVAAGTQAEGIGLYRTEMSFLSTSTEPTVEEQAAVYRKVFDAFPDSKVVIRTLDAGSDKPIAYATLAEEENPALGVRGLRMARDNEGLLLRQLDAVALAAEGRGEDAPTWVMAPMVATESEAEYFAGLCRERGLTAGAMIEVPAAALMSDRLMPHLDFVSIGTNDLTQYTMAADRLSPQLAYLTDPWQPAVLRLVKETCRVGELTATPVGVCGEAAADPLLACVLTGLGVTSLSAASTAVAGVGAQLATVDLATCREVAAAVLDTSGADTARELAREMLLG from the coding sequence ATGAGACGGGAGACACACACCATGGGCGAAGTCCACCACGCCTCCGGCACAACATCCATCAAAGGCACCGGGGTGGTCGCCGGCGTCGCCTACGCCCCCGCGGTGTGGGTCCGGCCGCGGCCGGCACTGCCGGAGATCGGCACGCCGGTCGCCGAAGACGCCAGGGACCAGCAGTTCGAGCGTTTCACCGCTGCGGCGGACACCGTCGCGGGGCGCCTGGCGCAACGGGCGGAGACGGTCGAGGGCGTCGCCGCCGAGGTGCTCACCGCCACCGTTGGCATGGTCAATGACCGGGGTTGGCGCCGCACCGTGAAAAAGAACGTCGCCGAAGGTCACCCGGCTGAATACGCCGCCGTGGCCGCCACCCAGAAGTTCGTCGACATGTTCGAGGCCGCCGGCGGGGTCATGGCCGAACGCACCACGGACCTCAAAGACATCCGGGACCGCGTCATCGCCGAACTCCGCGGCGAACCGGAGCCCGGTCTGCCCGACATCGCGGGCGAGGGCGTCCTCTTCGCCGACGACCTCTCGCCCGCGGACACCGCCACCCTCGACCCCGCCCACGTGGTCGCCATGGTCACCGAACTCGGCGGACCCACGAGCCACACGGCGATCATCGCCCGCCAGCTCAACCTGCCCTGCATCGTCGCCGCCGGCCCCGCGTTGCGCGACATCGTGGCCGGGGAACCCGTGCTCGTCGACGGGGCCCTGGGAACCGTCACGCGTAACGCCGACGAGGAATCGTCCCGCACCGCGGTCGCCCAGTTCCGGGAGCGTGCGGCGGTCATCGCCCAGTGGCGCGGCCCGGCCCGCACGAGCGACGGCCACCGCGTCCAGTTGCTGGCCAACGTCGCAGACGGCAACGCCGCCCGCGTCGCGGCAGGCACCCAGGCCGAAGGTATCGGCCTGTACCGCACCGAGATGAGTTTCCTGTCCACCTCCACGGAACCCACGGTCGAGGAGCAGGCGGCGGTCTACCGCAAGGTCTTCGACGCCTTCCCCGACTCCAAGGTGGTCATCCGCACCCTCGACGCGGGTTCGGACAAGCCGATCGCCTACGCCACCCTGGCGGAGGAGGAGAACCCCGCCCTCGGTGTGCGCGGCCTGCGCATGGCGCGCGACAACGAGGGGTTGCTCCTCCGCCAACTCGACGCCGTCGCGCTGGCAGCCGAGGGGCGCGGCGAGGACGCTCCGACCTGGGTCATGGCGCCAATGGTCGCCACCGAGTCGGAGGCCGAGTACTTCGCCGGACTCTGCCGCGAACGCGGCCTGACGGCAGGCGCCATGATCGAGGTCCCGGCCGCCGCCCTCATGTCCGACCGGCTCATGCCGCACCTCGACTTCGTCTCCATCGGCACCAACGACCTCACCCAGTACACGATGGCCGCCGACCGCCTCTCCCCGCAGCTGGCCTACCTGACCGATCCGTGGCAGCCCGCGGTGCTTCGCCTGGTGAAGGAGACATGCCGCGTCGGGGAGCTCACCGCCACCCCTGTCGGCGTCTGCGGCGAGGCCGCCGCGGACCCGCTGCTCGCCTGTGTGCTCACCGGTCTGGGTGTCACCTCGCTGTCGGCCGCCTCGACCGCCGTCGCCGGCGTCGGCGCGCAGCTGGCCACCGTGGACCTGGCCACCTGCCGGGAGGTCGCCGCTGCGGTCCTGGACACCTCGGGTGCGGACACGGCGCGCGAACTCGCCCGGGAGATGCTCCTGGGGTAG
- a CDS encoding 1-phosphofructokinase family hexose kinase has protein sequence MILTLTPNPSIDATMQLDSELRRGHVQRPSSVTQVAGGKGVNVAHAMLLADKPALAVFPADSNDPFVALTRQTGIPFHAVPVAEGIRINATIAEPDGTTTKINGPGATVDDAARRAIEETVVRLAANSSWLVMAGSLPPGVPVDWYTQLIAAVRDAHPRLPVAVDTSDEPVRSLGRGLETAAPTLIKPNGLELGQLTGRDGEAWEEAAAGGDFSGVVAAARLIVDRGVREVLVTLGAAGAALVTGQGVWFATPPPVEVLSTVGAGDSSLAGYLIARAEGGGPADCLARAVAYGTAATGLPGTTIPSPAQLDLARTHVRAL, from the coding sequence GTGATACTCACCTTGACACCGAACCCCAGCATCGACGCCACCATGCAGCTGGACTCGGAACTGCGCCGCGGGCATGTCCAACGTCCCAGCTCCGTCACCCAGGTCGCCGGCGGCAAAGGCGTCAACGTGGCGCACGCGATGCTGCTGGCCGACAAACCCGCGCTGGCGGTCTTCCCGGCGGACAGCAACGACCCCTTTGTGGCACTGACCCGGCAGACCGGGATCCCCTTCCACGCGGTCCCGGTCGCCGAGGGCATCCGGATCAATGCGACGATCGCCGAACCCGACGGCACGACCACCAAGATCAACGGCCCCGGAGCCACCGTCGACGACGCGGCCCGCCGGGCCATCGAGGAGACGGTCGTCCGGCTGGCGGCGAACTCCTCGTGGCTGGTGATGGCCGGGTCTCTGCCGCCGGGCGTGCCCGTCGACTGGTACACGCAACTCATCGCCGCGGTGCGGGACGCCCACCCGCGGCTGCCCGTCGCGGTGGACACCTCCGATGAACCGGTGCGCTCTCTCGGGCGCGGCCTGGAGACCGCCGCCCCGACCCTCATCAAACCCAACGGACTGGAGCTCGGCCAGCTGACCGGCCGCGACGGCGAGGCGTGGGAGGAGGCCGCCGCGGGCGGCGACTTCTCCGGGGTGGTCGCCGCGGCGCGGCTCATCGTCGACCGCGGCGTCCGCGAGGTCCTGGTCACCCTGGGTGCCGCCGGGGCCGCGCTGGTCACCGGGCAGGGCGTCTGGTTCGCCACGCCGCCGCCGGTCGAGGTCCTGTCCACGGTCGGGGCGGGCGACAGCTCGCTGGCCGGCTATCTCATCGCGCGGGCCGAGGGCGGCGGTCCCGCCGACTGCCTCGCCCGCGCCGTCGCCTACGGCACCGCCGCCACCGGCCTTCCCGGCACCACCATCCCTTCCCCCGCACAGCTCGATCTCGCCCGCACGCACGTGCGCGCCCTCTAA
- a CDS encoding PTS fructose transporter subunit IIABC, translated as MPIITTELVRLDADLGSTTTDVITALAGLVHGAGRASSASLLADAALAREAQNPTGVPGRVAIPHCRSEAVTEPTLAFARLSRPVNFGGPDGDSDLVFLIAAPEGGGKTHLKILSKLARALVRGDFIDRLRSAATADDIVAAVTDVVGEAGVEKQADQPAAAPAAAPGENVTRIVAVTACPTGIAHTYMAADALTLNAQGREDVELVVETQGSSSTRAVDPDIIAAADAVIFATDVGVRDRERFAGKPVVESPVKRAINEPAKMIDEAVAAAGNPAARRVAAGAAASSAETAAGDGQPGWARRIQQAVMTGVSYMIPFVAAGGLLLALGFLVGGYDMANGWQAIALQHSLTNLPGNEVLVDGSAVTFDRSGLALYLGAVLFATGQMAMSFIVAALSGYTAFALAGRPGIAPGFVGGAISVLIGAGFIGGLITGILAGLVALWIGNWKVPRILASLMPVVIIPLLTSLVVGLTMFLLLGRPLEGIMTGLTDWLSSLSGSSAVVLGIILGLMMCFDLGGPVNKAAYLFATAGLSTGDEASMQIMATVMAAGMVPPIAMSLATFARQKLFTPAEQENGKSAWLLGLSFISEGAIPFAAADPLRVIPSMMAGGAVTGAVSMGLGVGSRAPHGGVFVLFAIDPWWGFLLAIVAGTAVSALTVVALKQFWPNKATQAMAAATVNA; from the coding sequence ATGCCCATCATCACCACCGAGCTGGTCCGCCTGGACGCGGACCTCGGGTCCACCACCACCGACGTGATCACCGCGCTCGCCGGCCTCGTCCACGGCGCCGGCCGCGCCAGCTCCGCCTCCCTGCTTGCCGACGCCGCCCTCGCCCGCGAGGCCCAGAACCCCACCGGGGTGCCGGGCCGCGTCGCCATCCCCCACTGCCGCTCCGAGGCCGTCACCGAGCCGACCCTGGCGTTCGCGCGCCTGTCCCGGCCGGTGAACTTCGGTGGCCCGGACGGGGATTCCGACCTGGTGTTCCTCATCGCCGCCCCCGAGGGCGGCGGCAAGACGCACCTGAAAATCCTGTCCAAGCTCGCCCGCGCGCTCGTGCGCGGCGACTTCATCGACCGGCTCCGCTCCGCCGCCACCGCCGACGACATCGTCGCCGCGGTGACGGACGTGGTGGGCGAGGCGGGCGTCGAGAAGCAGGCGGATCAGCCGGCCGCCGCGCCGGCCGCTGCCCCCGGCGAGAACGTCACGCGCATCGTCGCGGTGACCGCCTGCCCGACCGGCATCGCCCACACCTACATGGCCGCCGACGCACTGACTCTCAACGCGCAGGGGCGCGAGGACGTCGAGCTGGTCGTCGAGACGCAGGGCTCATCCTCCACCAGGGCCGTGGACCCGGATATCATCGCGGCCGCCGACGCCGTCATCTTCGCCACCGACGTCGGCGTGCGAGACCGGGAACGCTTCGCCGGGAAACCCGTCGTGGAGTCCCCCGTCAAGCGTGCCATCAACGAGCCCGCGAAGATGATCGACGAGGCCGTCGCCGCGGCCGGCAACCCCGCCGCCCGGCGCGTGGCTGCCGGGGCGGCCGCGTCCTCCGCCGAAACCGCCGCCGGGGACGGTCAGCCGGGCTGGGCGCGCCGCATCCAGCAGGCTGTGATGACCGGCGTGTCCTACATGATCCCCTTCGTCGCGGCCGGCGGCCTCCTCCTGGCCCTCGGCTTCCTCGTCGGCGGCTACGACATGGCCAACGGCTGGCAGGCCATCGCACTCCAGCACTCCCTGACCAACCTCCCCGGCAACGAGGTGCTCGTCGACGGTTCCGCCGTCACCTTCGACCGCTCCGGCCTCGCCCTCTATCTCGGCGCGGTGCTCTTCGCCACGGGTCAGATGGCGATGAGCTTCATCGTCGCGGCGCTGTCCGGGTACACCGCCTTCGCCCTGGCCGGCCGACCCGGCATCGCCCCCGGCTTCGTCGGCGGAGCGATCTCCGTCCTCATCGGCGCCGGTTTCATCGGCGGCCTGATCACCGGCATCCTCGCCGGTCTCGTCGCCCTGTGGATCGGCAACTGGAAGGTCCCGCGGATCCTTGCCTCGCTCATGCCCGTGGTCATCATTCCGCTGCTGACCTCCCTCGTCGTCGGCCTGACCATGTTCCTCCTGCTCGGCCGCCCCCTCGAGGGCATCATGACCGGGCTGACCGACTGGCTGTCCTCCCTGTCCGGCTCCTCCGCGGTCGTGCTCGGCATCATCCTCGGCCTCATGATGTGCTTCGACCTCGGCGGACCGGTGAACAAGGCGGCCTACCTCTTCGCCACCGCCGGCCTGTCCACCGGCGACGAGGCCTCCATGCAGATCATGGCCACCGTCATGGCTGCCGGCATGGTCCCGCCGATCGCGATGTCCCTGGCCACCTTCGCCCGGCAGAAGCTGTTCACCCCCGCGGAACAGGAGAACGGCAAGTCGGCCTGGCTGCTCGGCCTGTCCTTCATCTCCGAGGGTGCGATCCCGTTTGCGGCGGCCGACCCGCTCCGCGTCATCCCGTCCATGATGGCCGGAGGCGCCGTCACCGGTGCGGTCTCCATGGGCCTGGGCGTCGGCTCCCGCGCTCCCCACGGCGGCGTGTTCGTCCTCTTCGCCATCGACCCCTGGTGGGGTTTCCTCCTGGCGATCGTCGCGGGCACCGCCGTCTCCGCCCTCACCGTCGTGGCCCTCAAGCAGTTCTGGCCCAACAAGGCCACCCAAGCCATGGCAGCCGCCACAGTCAATGCCTAA
- a CDS encoding HPr family phosphocarrier protein yields the protein MASKTVTVGSAVGLHARPAAVVADAAAEYDDEILLTLVGDEDGEEADAASSLMIMALGAEKGDQVTVTSDNADAVEKIAALIETDLDA from the coding sequence ATGGCCTCCAAGACCGTCACCGTCGGCTCCGCAGTCGGCCTCCACGCCCGCCCCGCCGCCGTCGTCGCCGACGCCGCCGCAGAGTACGACGACGAGATCCTCCTCACCCTCGTCGGCGACGAGGACGGCGAGGAGGCTGACGCCGCGTCCTCCCTCATGATCATGGCCCTCGGCGCCGAGAAGGGTGACCAGGTCACCGTCACCTCGGATAACGCCGATGCCGTGGAGAAGATCGCCGCGCTCATCGAAACCGATCTCGACGCCTAG
- a CDS encoding GyrI-like domain-containing protein, whose protein sequence is MTRDPITTSPAHIIVASRETVPVNRLQEYFDRAFTRAFEAVQSAGAQPAGPPRAYYFSPLTDVVDLAAGFPVAEEHAAAVEAAFPDLVHRIPESRVAVARHRGPYDQLGATWQEHTENVRQLGLQTGPVFWEEYVTMPTPEADPADMITDLYVTLA, encoded by the coding sequence ATGACCCGCGACCCGATCACCACCTCACCCGCGCACATCATCGTGGCCAGCCGAGAGACCGTCCCCGTCAACCGGCTGCAGGAGTACTTCGACCGGGCCTTCACCCGCGCTTTCGAGGCGGTCCAGTCCGCCGGAGCGCAGCCCGCCGGCCCGCCGCGCGCCTACTACTTCTCCCCGCTCACCGACGTCGTCGACCTCGCCGCCGGATTCCCCGTGGCGGAGGAGCACGCCGCGGCGGTGGAAGCGGCGTTCCCCGACCTGGTCCACCGGATCCCCGAGTCCCGGGTGGCGGTTGCCCGCCACCGCGGCCCCTACGACCAGCTGGGCGCCACCTGGCAGGAGCACACCGAAAACGTCCGGCAGCTGGGGCTCCAGACCGGTCCGGTGTTCTGGGAGGAGTACGTCACCATGCCCACTCCGGAGGCGGATCCGGCCGACATGATCACCGACCTCTACGTCACGCTCGCGTAG
- a CDS encoding uracil-xanthine permease family protein, whose product MTKTSVKSRGTFGWNVHGDGRKIRPGAVVAPDERLSWPRTIGIGMQHVVAMFGATLLVPTLTGFPVNTTLLFSGIGTMLFLLITRNRLPSYLGSSFAFIAPLTASQQYGMGAQLGGVLVAGLVLVAVGFIVRAAGRRVLDAVMPPAVTGAIVALIGLNLAPVATSNFQSQPLVATVTLVAIVLATVAGRGMVARLGILIGVVVGWVFAAVTGNLAEGSGDTIATAAWVGVPEFHAPEFQLSAILVTLPVIIVLVAENVGHVKAVGEMTGRDLDDLAGDALVADGLATTLAGSFGGSGTTTYAENIGVMAATKVYSTAAYWVAALTAVSLAFIPKFGALIFTIPSGVLGGATIVLYGLIGMLGVRIWQDNNVNFNNPVNLTAAAVALIAGVGNLTLTIFGVQLEGIAWGSAGILIAYPVLKKLYTSVGEGKHAKF is encoded by the coding sequence ATAACCAAGACCTCCGTTAAGTCCCGCGGCACGTTCGGCTGGAACGTCCACGGCGACGGCAGAAAGATCCGTCCCGGGGCCGTCGTCGCCCCTGACGAGCGGCTGAGCTGGCCGCGCACCATCGGCATCGGGATGCAGCACGTGGTGGCCATGTTCGGCGCCACGCTCCTGGTCCCCACTCTCACCGGGTTCCCGGTGAACACCACACTCCTGTTCTCCGGCATCGGCACGATGCTGTTCCTGCTGATCACCCGCAACCGGCTGCCCAGCTACCTGGGCTCCTCCTTCGCCTTCATCGCCCCGCTCACAGCCAGCCAGCAGTACGGCATGGGCGCGCAGCTCGGCGGCGTCCTGGTCGCGGGCCTGGTCCTCGTGGCGGTGGGCTTCATCGTCCGGGCCGCGGGGCGGCGGGTGCTGGACGCGGTCATGCCGCCCGCCGTCACCGGCGCGATCGTCGCGTTGATCGGCCTGAACCTGGCCCCCGTGGCCACGAGTAACTTCCAGTCCCAGCCCCTGGTGGCCACGGTGACGCTGGTCGCCATCGTGCTGGCCACCGTGGCGGGCCGCGGCATGGTCGCCCGCCTGGGCATCCTCATCGGCGTGGTCGTCGGCTGGGTGTTCGCCGCCGTCACCGGCAACCTCGCGGAGGGCTCCGGGGACACCATCGCCACGGCCGCCTGGGTCGGGGTGCCGGAGTTCCACGCGCCGGAGTTCCAGCTCTCGGCCATCCTGGTGACCCTGCCGGTGATCATCGTGCTCGTCGCCGAGAACGTGGGCCACGTCAAGGCGGTCGGCGAGATGACCGGCCGCGACCTCGACGACCTGGCCGGCGACGCCCTGGTCGCGGACGGCCTGGCCACCACCCTGGCCGGTTCCTTCGGCGGTTCGGGCACCACCACCTACGCGGAGAACATCGGCGTGATGGCCGCGACCAAGGTGTACTCGACCGCCGCCTACTGGGTCGCGGCGCTGACTGCCGTGTCCCTGGCGTTCATCCCGAAGTTCGGCGCGCTGATCTTCACCATCCCCTCGGGCGTGCTCGGCGGGGCGACGATCGTCCTCTACGGCCTCATCGGCATGCTCGGCGTGCGCATCTGGCAGGACAACAACGTCAACTTCAACAACCCCGTCAACCTCACCGCGGCTGCGGTGGCGCTGATCGCGGGCGTGGGCAACCTCACGCTCACGATCTTCGGGGTGCAGCTCGAGGGCATCGCCTGGGGTTCAGCCGGCATCCTCATCGCCTACCCGGTCCTCAAGAAGCTCTACACCTCAGTCGGGGAAGGAAAGCACGCGAAGTTCTAG
- the hflX gene encoding GTPase HflX: protein MTNENDDLLARAFRDNEPQPATPEDPGTDLSGLLAPTTGELDLAERNRLRRGASDTEIRSTDTEDITEVEYRKLRLEQVILVGVWTEGTSAEVDANMAELAALAETAGAEVLETLYQRRDKPDPGTYIGSGKVQELKDIIAATGADTVVCDGELSPGQLVALETALNTKVIDRTMLILDIFAQHAKSKEGKAQVSLAQMEYLYTRVRGWGGNLSRQAGGRAGSNGGVGLRGPGETRIEADRRRLRTDMSKLRRELSGMKTAREIKRQRRRSSTIPQIAIAGYTNAGKSSLINALTGAGVLVENALFATLDPTTRRAELADGRAVVFTDTVGFVRHLPTQLVEAFKSTLEEVLGADLVLHVVDGSDPFPLKQIEAVNKVIYSIVKETGEQAPPEMIVVNKIDQADPLVLAELRHAVEDAVYVSAKTGEGIAELQARIELFLNSLDAHLVLLVPFTRGDVISRLHEYGTVRSEEYTEHGTRIDVRLPMSLAAELAEFAVDPDAGTVPDAS from the coding sequence ATGACTAATGAAAATGATGACCTGCTGGCCCGCGCCTTCCGCGACAACGAGCCGCAGCCCGCAACCCCGGAGGATCCGGGAACGGATCTGTCCGGCCTGCTCGCCCCGACCACCGGTGAGCTGGATCTGGCCGAGCGCAACCGGCTCCGCCGCGGAGCGAGCGACACCGAGATCAGGTCCACCGACACCGAGGACATCACCGAGGTCGAGTACCGCAAGCTCCGCCTGGAGCAGGTGATCCTCGTCGGCGTGTGGACGGAGGGCACCTCCGCCGAGGTCGACGCCAACATGGCCGAGCTCGCGGCCCTGGCGGAAACCGCCGGCGCCGAAGTCCTGGAGACCCTCTACCAGCGCCGGGACAAACCGGACCCGGGCACCTACATCGGCTCCGGCAAGGTCCAGGAGCTCAAGGACATCATCGCCGCCACCGGCGCCGACACCGTCGTCTGCGACGGCGAGCTCTCTCCGGGGCAGCTCGTCGCCCTGGAGACGGCGCTGAACACCAAGGTCATCGACCGGACCATGCTCATCCTCGACATCTTCGCGCAGCACGCGAAGTCGAAGGAGGGCAAGGCACAGGTCTCGCTGGCGCAGATGGAGTACCTCTACACCCGGGTGCGCGGCTGGGGCGGCAACCTCTCGCGCCAGGCCGGCGGCCGGGCCGGCTCCAACGGCGGCGTCGGTCTGCGCGGGCCGGGCGAGACACGCATCGAGGCCGACCGCCGCCGCCTGCGCACCGACATGTCCAAGTTGCGCCGGGAGCTCTCCGGCATGAAGACCGCGCGCGAGATCAAGCGCCAGCGGCGCCGGTCCTCGACGATCCCGCAGATCGCCATCGCCGGTTACACCAACGCCGGAAAATCCTCGCTGATCAACGCGTTGACCGGTGCGGGCGTGCTGGTGGAGAACGCGCTGTTCGCCACCCTGGATCCCACGACCCGCCGCGCGGAGCTCGCCGACGGCCGCGCCGTGGTCTTCACGGACACCGTCGGTTTCGTCCGGCATCTGCCGACCCAGCTGGTGGAGGCCTTCAAGTCGACGCTGGAGGAGGTCCTCGGGGCGGATCTGGTGCTGCACGTCGTCGACGGCTCCGACCCGTTCCCCCTCAAGCAGATCGAGGCGGTGAACAAGGTCATCTACAGCATCGTCAAGGAGACCGGCGAGCAGGCCCCGCCGGAGATGATCGTGGTGAACAAGATCGACCAGGCCGATCCGCTGGTCCTGGCCGAGCTGCGGCACGCCGTGGAGGACGCGGTCTACGTGTCCGCGAAGACCGGGGAGGGAATCGCCGAACTTCAGGCGCGGATCGAACTGTTCCTCAATTCCCTCGACGCGCACCTGGTCCTGCTGGTCCCCTTCACCCGCGGCGACGTCATCTCCCGCCTCCACGAGTACGGCACCGTCCGTTCCGAGGAGTACACCGAGCACGGCACGCGTATCGACGTCCGCCTGCCCATGTCGCTGGCGGCGGAACTCGCGGAATTCGCGGTGGATCCGGACGCGGGGACGGTACCCGACGCCTCCTGA
- a CDS encoding isocitrate lyase/PEP mutase family protein, whose protein sequence is MSDLITLARQFAGAHESGRVLVLPTVWDTWSAAVAVEAGSEGLTVGSHPVADSIGSSDGENMRFEDYLVSVRRITGSVDVPVSADVESGYGLAPAELIEKLLEAGAVGANIEDVVHSEGKRVRESQEHADYIAAARAAADSAGVDFVINGRTDAMKLGTGVFADPVAEAVSRIRLMEAAGARAVYPVGLTTADQVTRMVEAVSVPVNVTAHPVDGHGAGDLAALTELGARRVTFGPLWQKWLGEQSAAPLAAWLRN, encoded by the coding sequence ATGTCTGATCTGATCACGCTTGCCCGTCAATTTGCCGGTGCCCATGAATCGGGCCGCGTTCTCGTGCTACCCACCGTGTGGGACACCTGGAGCGCAGCCGTTGCCGTAGAAGCTGGTTCTGAGGGCCTGACCGTCGGCAGCCACCCCGTCGCCGATTCCATCGGCAGCTCCGACGGCGAGAACATGCGCTTCGAGGACTACCTGGTTTCCGTCCGGCGCATCACCGGCTCGGTCGACGTGCCGGTGAGCGCGGACGTGGAATCCGGTTACGGCCTTGCCCCGGCAGAGTTGATTGAGAAACTGCTCGAGGCCGGTGCCGTCGGCGCCAACATCGAGGACGTGGTCCATTCGGAAGGAAAGCGCGTCCGGGAGAGCCAGGAGCACGCCGACTATATTGCCGCCGCCCGCGCCGCCGCGGACTCGGCGGGCGTGGACTTCGTGATCAACGGCCGCACCGACGCCATGAAGCTCGGCACCGGGGTGTTCGCGGATCCGGTGGCCGAGGCAGTGTCGCGCATCAGGCTGATGGAGGCTGCAGGCGCCCGCGCAGTGTATCCGGTCGGCTTGACCACCGCGGATCAGGTGACCCGCATGGTTGAGGCTGTGTCAGTCCCGGTGAATGTGACTGCCCATCCCGTCGACGGGCATGGCGCGGGCGACCTCGCCGCGCTCACGGAGCTCGGTGCGCGGCGGGTGACCTTCGGGCCGCTGTGGCAGAAATGGCTCGGCGAACAGTCCGCGGCGCCGCTGGCGGCCTGGCTGCGCAACTGA
- the dapF gene encoding diaminopimelate epimerase encodes MAFAKGHGTENDFLILPGPFDPTPAQVRALCDRRAGIGADGVLRVDRRDGRWFMDYRNADGSIAEMCGNGVRVFAHWLRSRGLVDTDDFVVGTRAGERRVTVGDYTATEARVTVDMGPAEVTGVSTARLGAMQVAGLGVDLGNPHLACVLPGLDVAGLAGLELADPEFDRDFFPAGVNVEIVTPLRDGGVHMRVHERGVGETRSCGTGTVAAARAALADAGLAEGTVTVHVPGGDVVVQVWDGGSTLTGPSRIVATGEIDLRALSGPGSGSA; translated from the coding sequence ATCGCATTCGCCAAGGGGCACGGCACCGAAAACGACTTCCTCATCCTGCCCGGCCCCTTCGACCCCACCCCCGCCCAGGTCCGGGCGCTGTGCGACCGGCGGGCGGGAATCGGCGCGGACGGGGTGCTGCGCGTCGACCGGCGCGACGGACGCTGGTTCATGGACTACCGCAACGCCGACGGCTCGATCGCGGAGATGTGCGGCAACGGCGTGCGGGTCTTCGCCCACTGGCTGCGCTCCCGAGGGCTCGTCGACACCGACGACTTTGTGGTGGGTACCCGGGCGGGGGAGCGTCGGGTGACCGTCGGGGACTACACCGCCACTGAGGCCAGGGTGACCGTCGACATGGGCCCGGCCGAGGTGACCGGCGTGTCCACCGCCCGCCTCGGTGCGATGCAGGTGGCCGGACTGGGCGTCGACCTGGGCAACCCGCACCTGGCGTGCGTGCTGCCCGGGCTGGACGTCGCCGGGCTCGCCGGGCTGGAGCTCGCGGACCCTGAGTTCGACCGGGACTTCTTCCCGGCCGGGGTGAACGTCGAGATCGTCACCCCGCTCCGCGACGGAGGCGTGCACATGCGCGTCCACGAGCGCGGGGTGGGGGAAACGCGCTCCTGCGGCACCGGCACCGTCGCCGCCGCCCGCGCCGCGCTGGCCGACGCGGGCCTGGCGGAGGGCACAGTGACAGTCCACGTGCCGGGGGGCGACGTAGTGGTCCAGGTGTGGGACGGCGGGTCCACCCTGACCGGCCCCTCGAGGATCGTCGCCACAGGCGAGATCGACCTCCGGGCCCTGTCCGGCCCCGGGTCCGGCTCTGCCTGA